The sequence below is a genomic window from Halomonas halophila.
GTCGTACTTGCGGTTGCGCCGCGCGTTGCGCGACAGCACCGGGTGGAAGCGGCTCGGCGCGGTGATGGTGTAGAACATGCCGGCGTGGCCCAGGCGGCGCGCCTCGGCCTCGGTATCGCGGATGCGCAGCATCAGCTCCGCCCGGCGGTGATCGGCGTTGGCCAGGCCCAGCTCGGCCAGCTCGGCGAGGGTGTAGACCTGGCCGTCCTGGTTGATCGCCTCCAGCGTCTCCAGCAGGGCGCGGTTGCGCACCTTCTGGCTGCGCCGGCGCTCCACGGTCATGTCGCTGCAGTAGATGCCGGCGCGGGCGTGCACGCGATGGGCCTCGCGCTGCACCTGCTCGAGGCGGCGGCCGGCGGTGCGGCGCAGCTTGCGGCGCCACCACAGCGAGCAGCTCAGCCGGGCGAGCTGTACGGACGTGCGCGAACGGCGGGCCGGCGGCTCGATGTCGTGCAGGGCCGCGCGCTGGCGGGCCTTCTTCAGCGCGATCGCGTCGACCACCTTGAGGCTCATCGGCGGGTGGTAGGCGAAGCGGAACACCGCCATCAGCGGAATGCCCACCGGCGGCGGGGTCAGCGCGTTGCGGCTGTCTGCGAGCTGCTCCTGGTAGTCCGCCATGCGCGCCGAGAGCGTCTTGCCCTTGGGCGAGATGGCCGGTGCCGGTGGCGGCAGCAGGCCGTACCGGCGCCGGCGGTTGTAGTCGGCGATGCCGCCGATCAGCTTCTGGCGTTCGTCGTCCACGGCGCGGGCCTGGGCCTCGGCGTAGCGCACCAGGGCCTCGTCGTCGTGGCTGGCGTTCAGCCCGCCGATGGTGAGGCGCTTCTCGACGTCGGCCAGCCATGCGCTGGCCGCCTGGATGCCCTCGATGGTGGTGCGCTCCAGCCGGCGCAGCGAGGCCGCGCCGCGCTCGAGGTCGCTGGCGATCGGGGCGAAGCGGCGATAGACGCGGCCCGGATCGACCAGCCCCTCGGTGTTACACCGCAGCCAGCGGTTGCCGGCGGCGTTGCCGTACCGCTTGGCTACATGCACGAAGCCAGCGGCCAGCTCCTCGGCCAAGGTGGGCAGGGCATCGAAGAAGCCCTGGCGCCACCGGTGGCACTCCGGCGTGCCGAAGGTGCGGGACTGCTCGAGCGCGGTTGCCATTAACGCGCCTCCGCTTTGGCCGGGCGGGCCTCGGTGAGGTGCACGAACGGCTGGTCCAGGTCGATCCACGGGCCGGCGGCGTGGTCGCGCTCGATGGCCGCCGCGGCATCACGGATGCGGCGGGCGGCGCGCCGGTAGTGGCTGGCCAGGTGCAGGCTGTTGCCGATCGCCCCGGCGAAGGGGCGCGGCGCCTCCCAGATCTCGGCCATGTCCTCGAGGTGCTCGGCTTCCTGGCGCAGCTTGCGGATCAGCGCCGGCATCTCGCTGGCCTTCTCGATATCCAGCAGCAGGCTCTCGCGCCGCATCCGGCGCGGCAGGGTCTCGGGGTGCAGGTCGTTGCGCCGCATCACTCCACCCCGCGTTCGATGATTGCCAGCCAGTGCAGGGCGGCCTCGGTGTTGCCCTCGGCCAGCGCCTGCCGGGCGTGGGCCGCCAGCTCGCGGCTCTTGTGCGGGCGGTGGCCGTTCAGGCCGTCGCGCAGCTGGCCGGCGTACTGGCTCATGCGGTGGATGGCGGCGCGCAGGGCGTCGCGGCTGGCCTTGGGAAGATCGTGGATGGCGAGGCGCGGGTCGCGCTCCACCAGCCGGGCACTGGCCAGCAGGGCGCGGCGCTCGCCGGCGACCAGCTCGGCCCACAGCGTGGCCAGGTCCTGGTCGGCGCAGCGGCTGTGCAGCTCCGCGCGCAGGGCGCCCCAGTCGCCACGGTCGGGCTCGACGGTGGGCGTCTGGCGGTGCGGCGTAGGCAGCGTGTGGATTTGTGCAGGCATGACTCTCCCTCCCACTGGCGTGGCGACGTTGGCGAACGGGTGATGAACAGGGGTTAGTGCGCGGGGCGTTCCAGCAGCAGCAGGCGGCCCGAGCCGGCATTGCCGGCCTGCAGGTCGTGGCCCTTGAGAAGCTCGCGCAGGTCGCGGGCGGTCAGCGCGATGCGTTGGCCGGCGGCGTTGGTGAACACCACGGCGTGGCTGGTGGTGGTGGCGATGTCGATGGTGTCGCGCACGTTCAGCGTGTCGAGCTCGGCGAGTGCCTGGATGGCGGCGTTCTCGGCCGCGTGCTCCGGCATATCGTGGGCCTGGCACAGGTGGCCGATGCAGTCGCTCAGCGCTTCGGCGCGCGGCCGGTCGCGGTGCTGCCACAGCCGGCCGACGGCCACGTTGTGCGGGTCCAGTTGCGGCGCGGCGGCGGGGCGGATCGGGATGACGTTGTTCATGGCGATCTCCTTATCAGCGGTTCAGTCGGTGCCGGTCAGCAACTGGTCGCGCATCAGGCGCCTCAGCTCCGGGTCGGCCGGGATCTGCACGCCCGGGCGTGGCTGCTGGCTGGGCGCCCGGGTGGTGGCGAACTCGATCAGGATCTTGCCGCCCCACCCGCATTCCGGATTGATGCACTGGGCATATGCCCAGTAGAGGGCGTCGTGCGGCCTGACGCTGGAACGGGTGACGACGCTGTCACGGCAATGGGGGCAGGTGATCCTCACCGACGTCCTCC
It includes:
- a CDS encoding ogr/Delta-like zinc finger family protein: MRITCPHCRDSVVTRSSVRPHDALYWAYAQCINPECGWGGKILIEFATTRAPSQQPRPGVQIPADPELRRLMRDQLLTGTD